GGTGGACCCCGAAGACCTCATCCACCGCCCCACGGCCCAGGCGTAGAGGTCAAAGGACGACCCCTGGCCTACAAGGGCCGGGGGTCAGGCTTTCCTATGGGGGTCAAACATGGGGGTCAAGGGGCTTTCTCCCCTCACTACCGGGGAGCGAAGTTTTGCCTCCCCATCGTGGCGGGCCCGGAGGGATTTGAACCCCCGTCCTACCGCTTAGAAGGCGGCTGCTCTGTCCCCTGAGCTACGGGCCCAAGCGAAGGGCCGGAGAGGGGCCCCGGCCAAGTGGAGCGGGAGACGGGACTCGAACCCGCGACCCTCGGCTTGGAAGGCCGATGCTCTACCAACTGAGCTACTCCCGCGTGGTCGGGGCGGCCCGATTTGAACGGGCGACCCCCTGCTCCCAAAGCAGGTGCGCTACCGGCCTGCGCTACGCCCCGGGGCCGTGGCCACCCTCAGGCCACGATAGCACCTCACCAAAAGGGGGTCAAGGCATGCTACCATGAACCCATGCGCTTAGGACTACCAGAGATCCTCCTCATCCTCCTGGTCATCCTCCTCCTCTTTGGCGCCAGAAAACTACCCGAGCTAGCCCGCGGCATCGGCCAGTCGGCCCGGGAGTTCAGGAAGGGCCTCCAGGAGGGGGAGGAAAAAAAGGAAAAGGAGGAGCCCAAGGCTTAGGCACCCCGGGCAGAACTCCCCCAGCGGCGTATGCGATAACCCCCGGGGGGCACACAGGCGGCCATAGGCAAGCCACCGTCTTGGACGCCCCGGGTCTGGAGATAATGCTGGGCCCGAAGCCTCTCCAATGGGCGTATGGGAAGGTCGGGGTCTAGGGAAACCCGGGGAAGGGGGTTGCGCCTGGGCCCCATAGCGGAGCCCGGCGGCGCAACCGCTACCCCGCACCCCAAGGCCCCCCTCCAGGGACCCCATCGAGCCCCTCCAAGACCCCCCTCAGGAAGAGATAGCCTGGGCCAGGTAGGCCTCCCCACCAGGGGCATAGCTCAAGGTGACCCAGGGGCACCGTTCACCGACGAAACCGGACTGCCTCCTCTGGAAGGGGGGAAGGCCTAGAGTAAAGCGCCCCCCCCTGGCGCCGTTACATGAACCTATTCATCTCTGCTCAAGCGCCAACCCTAGGGAAAGCATCTGGGGCATACCCGATGGGCCCCCTAGAGGCGCCTCAGGACCTCCTCCGCCTCCTTGTAGCCAGGCTTCAGCTTGAGGGCCTCTTGGCACTGGTAGCGGGCCCCCTCCTTGTCCCCCAGCCTCTCGTTGGCCAGGCAGAGGAGGTAGCGGTACTCTGCCCTCCTAGGCTCGAGGCGCACCGCCACCGTCAGGCGGTTCTTAGCCCTGGCGGGCTCTTGCAGGGCCAGGTAGGCCTGCCCCAAGTAGTAGTAGGCAGCGGGGAAGCGCAGGGGAGCCAGGGCCACGGCGTTCTCCAGGGCCACCCCCGCTTCCCTGGGGCGCCCTAGGGCCAAGTAGGCCTGCCCGAGGGTGTACCAGCCCTCTGCGTCCAGGGGCCTGAGCCTATGCCCTTCCTCCAGGACCCGGGCAGCCTCCTCGGACCTACCCTTAAGGAGGAGAGCCGAGGCGTAGCGTACCCGCAGATCGGCGTTCCTTGGGGCAAGGCCCACCGCCCTGGCGTACTGATCCAAGGCCTCGTCCAGCCTTCCCGAAGCCAGGTAGACCTCGGCCAAGGCGGAGCGCACCTCGGGGGTGTCCTGGAGGGCCAGGGCCCGCTTTAAGGCCTCCTCGGCCCTGTCCATCTGGCCCAGCAGAGCATGGACCAAGCCCCTCTGGGCGAAGAGGGGCGCGTAGCGGGGATTGATCCTCTCCGCATCCCGCAAGACGGAAAGGGCCTGCTCCAGATGAACCCTCCCCTTCTCCCGGTCCTCCGAGGCCCGGAAGAAAGCCACGTAAGCCTCGGAGAGGACCATATATCCCCCGATATAGCGTGGATTTCGGGCCACCAAGCCCCTGGCGTTTTCCAGGGCAGGGTTCAGAAGGCCCATCTTGAGCTGGGCCCGGGCTAACCAGTAGAGGGCGTCGGGGTCCTGAGGGTTCTCCCTCACCGCCCTTTCAAAGAGGGAGAGGGCCGCCTCGTACCGCCCCAGGGTGTAGAGCTGTACCCCTATCCTCAAGGGGTCCTGCTGCACCTGCGCTGCGGGAGGCGGGGAGGTCTGGGCCAGGACAGGCACGGTCAGCAAACCCAAGGTCAAGAGCAACCAGCGCATACCTTATCCTCCTATAGGACAAACCTCGTCAAGTCTGGCGAAGCGAGAACCGCTTCGAGCCGCTTCTCCACGTAGGCCCGGGTGATCTCCACCCGGCCCAGGTCAGTTTGGAAGCTGACCTCTTCCAGAACCCTCTCTAGCACCGTAGAAAGTCTCCTGGCCCCGATGTCCTCCAGCTCCTGGTTGGCCCGGTGGGCCGCTTGGGCGATGGCCCAAAGGGCCTCCTCCTCAAAGAAAAGCTCCGTGCCGTCCGCCTTCAGGAGCTCCGTGTACTGGCGGATGAGGGAGTTCTCCGGCTCCTTCAGGATGCGGTAAAACTCCTCGGGGCCCAAGGGGGAGAGCTCCACCCGGATGGGAAACCGCCCCTGGAGCTCGGGGATCAGGTCTGAGGGCTTGGCCACGTGGAAGGCCCCGGCAGCGATGAAAAGGACGTGCTCCGTGGAGATCGGGCCGATGCGGGTGGAAACCACCGTACCCTCCACGATGGGAAGCAGGTCCCGCTGCACCCCCTCCCCGGAGACGTCGGGCCCCACGGCCCCCTCCCGGCGGGCGATCTTGTCTATTTCGTCAATGAACACGATGCCCTCCTCCTGAGCCCGCCGCCTGGACTCCTCCTTGAGCTCCTCCTTGTCTATGAGGCGCTCCGCGTGCTGGTTCTTGAGAGTTTCCCGCGCCTCCTTCACGGTCATACGCCTGCGCACTGGCCGCTTGGGAAGGAGGCCTTTTAGCATGTCCCCCATACCGCCAAAGGCCTCGCCCCCTAGGACCCCCATGAAGGGTAGGCCCACCTCCTCCTCCACCTGCACCTCCACGGAGAGGTTGTCCAGGCGGCCGGAGCGCACCTCGGCCACCGAGGTGCGGAGGAGGGTGGCCAGCTCCTCCTCGGCGTAGGCCAGGGCCTTCTCCTCCACCCTCTTTTTCATCTCCTCCATGACCAGTTGCTGGCTGGCCTCGGCCAGGTCCCGCACGATGGCGTCCACGTCCCGGCCCACATAGCCCACCTCGGTGAACTTGGTGGCCTCCACCTTCACGAAGGGAGCCCCGGCCAGGCGGGCCAGGCGCCGGGCGATCTCCGTCTTCCCCACCCCCGTAGGCCCGATCATAAGGATGTTCTTGGGGGTCACCTCTCGGGCCACCTCGGGGGGAAGCTTCTTGCGGCGGTAGCGGTTGCGAAGGGCCACGGCCACCGCCTTCTTGGCGGCCTCCTGGCCCACGATGTGCTTGGAAAGCTCCCGGACGATCTCGGCGGGCGTCAGGTTCATGCTTCCCCCAGGGTGAGGACGGTGACCTGGCCAGAGGTGTAGAGGTCCACCTCAGCAGCGATCCTAAGGGCCTCCTCGACGATCTCCCGTGCACCTAGGGCCGAGTGGCGGTAAAGGGCCTTGGCCGCAGCCAGGGCGTAGGGGCCACCGCTCCCCACGGCCAAGAGGGGTTCCTCGGGGGCGATGACCTCCCCGGTTCCCGAGAGGAGGACCAGGTTCTCCCGGTCGGCAGCCACGATCATGGCCTGGAGGTGGCGCAGGACCCGGTCGGTACGCCAGAGCTTAGCCGTCTCCACCGCGCCCCTAAGGAGGCTCCCCCTGGCCTCTTGCAGCTTCTCCTCAAAGCGCTCCAAAAGGGCCAGGGCATCGGCCACACCCCCGGCGAAACCCACCAGGACCCCCTCCCCCACCTCTAGGCGGCGCACCTTCACCGCGGCTCGCTTGAGGACCGTCTGGCCCAAGGTGATCTGCCCGTCCCCTGCCAAGGCGGTGACCCCGTCCTTGCGCACGGCCAGAATGGTGGTGCCGTGAAACTCCACGCCGCCAAGATACCACCTTGGAATGAGAGGGGCGTTAGGCATCCTCGGGAGGACCCTGGGGATGGCAGGGGCCTCGCCAAGCCAGCCCCAGGCCGGGGCTTAGCTACCCAGGGCACACACCCTACCCCACTTCTCCCCTAGACTGGTAAAGGTGAAGGCCAAGACCCTAGGCGAGCTTAAAAGAACCTACCCCTTGGAAAAACTGAAGCGCTCCGTAAAGGGTGAAGCCAGGGCAAACCTTCTGGAGAAGCTTGGCCGAAAGGAGCCCCTTTTCCCCGGCATCCACGGCTACGAGGACACGGTGATCCCCGCCCTAGTCCAGGCCATTATGGCCAAGCAGAACTTCATCCTCTTGGGCACGCGGGGGCAGGCCAAAAGCCGCATCCTCCGTAGCCTCACCGCCCTCCTGGACGAGGCCATCCCCGCCCTGGCCACG
The genomic region above belongs to Thermus sediminis and contains:
- the hslV gene encoding ATP-dependent protease subunit HslV: MEFHGTTILAVRKDGVTALAGDGQITLGQTVLKRAAVKVRRLEVGEGVLVGFAGGVADALALLERFEEKLQEARGSLLRGAVETAKLWRTDRVLRHLQAMIVAADRENLVLLSGTGEVIAPEEPLLAVGSGGPYALAAAKALYRHSALGAREIVEEALRIAAEVDLYTSGQVTVLTLGEA
- the tatA gene encoding twin-arginine translocase TatA/TatE family subunit, with amino-acid sequence MRLGLPEILLILLVILLLFGARKLPELARGIGQSAREFRKGLQEGEEKKEKEEPKA
- the hslU gene encoding ATP-dependent protease ATPase subunit HslU, producing MNLTPAEIVRELSKHIVGQEAAKKAVAVALRNRYRRKKLPPEVAREVTPKNILMIGPTGVGKTEIARRLARLAGAPFVKVEATKFTEVGYVGRDVDAIVRDLAEASQQLVMEEMKKRVEEKALAYAEEELATLLRTSVAEVRSGRLDNLSVEVQVEEEVGLPFMGVLGGEAFGGMGDMLKGLLPKRPVRRRMTVKEARETLKNQHAERLIDKEELKEESRRRAQEEGIVFIDEIDKIARREGAVGPDVSGEGVQRDLLPIVEGTVVSTRIGPISTEHVLFIAAGAFHVAKPSDLIPELQGRFPIRVELSPLGPEEFYRILKEPENSLIRQYTELLKADGTELFFEEEALWAIAQAAHRANQELEDIGARRLSTVLERVLEEVSFQTDLGRVEITRAYVEKRLEAVLASPDLTRFVL
- a CDS encoding tetratricopeptide repeat protein, with amino-acid sequence MRWLLLTLGLLTVPVLAQTSPPPAAQVQQDPLRIGVQLYTLGRYEAALSLFERAVRENPQDPDALYWLARAQLKMGLLNPALENARGLVARNPRYIGGYMVLSEAYVAFFRASEDREKGRVHLEQALSVLRDAERINPRYAPLFAQRGLVHALLGQMDRAEEALKRALALQDTPEVRSALAEVYLASGRLDEALDQYARAVGLAPRNADLRVRYASALLLKGRSEEAARVLEEGHRLRPLDAEGWYTLGQAYLALGRPREAGVALENAVALAPLRFPAAYYYLGQAYLALQEPARAKNRLTVAVRLEPRRAEYRYLLCLANERLGDKEGARYQCQEALKLKPGYKEAEEVLRRL